A genome region from Nitrospirota bacterium includes the following:
- a CDS encoding YjbQ family protein, giving the protein MKSYREELWFETKSRRAYINITSHVNESLRKSGIQEGLCLVNAMHITASVFINDDEQGLLQDYDDFLERLAPNEPHSQYRHNRTGEDNGDAHIKRQFMGREVVVAVTNGKLDFGPWEQIFYGEFDGRRRKRVLVKIIGE; this is encoded by the coding sequence ATGAAATCCTACCGTGAAGAGCTCTGGTTTGAGACTAAAAGCCGGAGGGCATATATCAATATCACCTCTCATGTGAACGAGTCGCTTCGAAAGAGCGGGATACAGGAAGGGCTCTGCCTTGTAAACGCAATGCACATCACCGCAAGCGTATTCATCAATGACGATGAGCAGGGGCTGCTGCAGGATTACGACGATTTTCTCGAACGCCTTGCCCCTAACGAGCCCCATTCGCAATACAGGCACAACAGGACAGGCGAAGACAATGGTGACGCACATATCAAACGGCAATTCATGGGGCGTGAGGTGGTTGTTGCAGTCACAAACGGCAAACTTGATTTTGGGCCCTGGGAACAGATATTCTATGGTGAATTCGACGGCCGGAGAAGAAAACGCGTATTAGTCAAGATAATCGGGGAATAG
- a CDS encoding gamma carbonic anhydrase family protein, with product MKHILPYKGVYPKIHETVFVVESAIIIGDTEIGEYSTVWFNAVVRGDVNFIRIGSRTNIQDLCMLHVTKNTHPLILGSEITVGHSVTLHGCTIKDRCLIGMGATILDGAVVGEDCIIGAGALVTEGSIIPPGTLAIGMPAKPKRDLTDTEKARIKQSAQNYIDYARNYGI from the coding sequence ATGAAACATATATTGCCTTACAAGGGTGTCTACCCAAAGATTCATGAAACAGTCTTCGTAGTCGAATCAGCCATAATCATTGGCGACACGGAGATTGGAGAATACTCAACTGTATGGTTCAACGCCGTTGTCCGCGGTGATGTCAATTTCATCCGGATAGGGAGCCGTACCAACATCCAGGACCTCTGCATGCTTCATGTAACAAAAAATACCCATCCGCTTATACTCGGTAGTGAAATAACCGTCGGCCACTCTGTGACGCTTCATGGCTGCACAATAAAGGACAGGTGCCTTATAGGGATGGGTGCAACCATTCTCGACGGCGCAGTCGTAGGAGAAGACTGCATCATTGGAGCCGGCGCCCTTGTCACAGAAGGCTCAATAATTCCGCCCGGGACACTTGCCATTGGAATGCCGGCAAAACCGAAGCGTGACCTTACTGATACAGAAAAGGCAAGGATAAAACAATCGGCACAGAATTACATTGATTATGCGCGAAACTACGGGATCTGA